Proteins from one Podospora pseudocomata strain CBS 415.72m chromosome 4, whole genome shotgun sequence genomic window:
- the TUB4 gene encoding gamma-tubulin (EggNog:ENOG503NWWN; COG:Z), with protein sequence MPREIITIQAGQCGNSIGSQFWQQLCQEHGISQDGNLEDFATEGGDRKDVFYYQSDDTRYIPRAILIDLEPRVIHGIQTGPYRNIYNPENFYVGKNGVGAGNNWGDGYQTGELVHEEIMEMIDREADGSDSLEGFMMLHSIAGGTGSGLGSFLLERLNDRFPKKIIQTYSVFPDTTNSGDVVVHPYNSMLTMRRLTQNADSVVVLDNGALSHIAADRLHMQEPSFQQTNQLVSTVMSASTTTLRYPGYMHNDLVSILASLIPTPRCHFLMTSYTPFTGDQVEQAKTVRKTTVLDVMRRLLQPKNRMVSTVPGKKSCYISILNVIQGEVDPTDVHKSLLRIRERRLATFIPWGPASIQVALTKRSPYIPMAHRVSGLMLANHTSIATLFKRIYRQYDGMRKRNAFLEGYKKTAPFADNLSEFDEAREVVTDLIAEYEAAEDANYLNPDVSNENPASAEVDKRMG encoded by the exons atgcCAAGAGAAATAATCACCATTCAGGCAGGCCAGTGCGGCAACAGCA TTGGCAGTCAGTTTTGGCAGCAGCTATGCCAGGAGCACGGCATCAGTCAGGACGGCAACCTCGAGGACTTTGCAACCGAGGGCGGCGATCGAAAAGATGTCTTTTATTACCAGAGTGACGATACCCGGTACATCCCAAGAGCTATCCTAATCGATCTGGAGCCACGAGTTATCCACGGCATCCAAACAGGCCCATACAGAAACATATACAACCCTGAGAACTTTTATGTGGGCAAGAATGGTGTAGGGGCCGGAAACAACTGGGGCGATGGGTACCAGACGGGAGAGTTAGTGCACGAGGAGATCATGGAGATGATCGACCGGGAAGCTGACGGCAGTGATTCTCTCGAGGGCTTCATGATGCTGCATTCGATCGCCGGAGGCACAGGCTCAGGCTTGGGTTCCTTCCTACTTGAAAGGTTAAACGACAGATTCCCCAAGAAGATCATCCAGACATACTCCGTATTTCCCGACACGACAAACTCCGGCGACGTGGTGGTACACCCATACAACAGCATGCTCACCATGAGACGCCTCACCCAAAATGCCGATTCAGTGGTTGTCCTCGACAACGGAGCTCTCTCCCACATCGCAGCAGACAGACTTCACATGCAAGAGCCCTCCttccaacaaacaaaccagcTGGTATCGACCGTCATGTcggccagcaccaccaccctccgctACCCAGGTTACATGCACAATGATCTTGTCAGCATCCTCGCATCTCTCATCCCGACCCCACGTTGCCACTTCCTCATGACTTCTTACACACCCTTCACCGGTGATCAAGTCGAACAGGCCAAGACAGTCCGCAAGACCACCGTTCTGGACGTCATGCGTCGTCTCTTGCAGCCCAAGAACCGCATGGTATCGACCGTGCCTGGCAAAAAGAGTTGCTACATTTCCATCTTGAACGTCATTCAAGGAGAAGTTGACCCGACAGACGTCCACAAGAGTTTGCTGCGTATCCGTGAACGTCGTCTTGCCACTTTCATTCCGTGGGGTCCCGCCAGTATTCAAGTGGCTCTGACCAAGAGAAGCCCATACATCCCCATGGCACACCGTGTCAGCGGTCTAATGTTGGCCAATCACACGAGCATCGCAACT CTTTTCAAAAGAATTTACCGCCAATATGATGGCATGAGAAAACGCAATGCCTTCTTGGAGGGCTACAAGAAGACGGCTCCCTTTGCTGACAACCTCAGCGAGTTCGATGAGGCTCGAGAGGTCGTCACAGATCTCATTGCCGAGTACGAGGCCGCCGAAGACGCCAACTATCTCAACCCCGATGTTAGCAACGAAAATCCCGCCTCGGCTGAAGTGGACAAGAGGATGGGTTAA